A stretch of Trichomycterus rosablanca isolate fTriRos1 chromosome 8, fTriRos1.hap1, whole genome shotgun sequence DNA encodes these proteins:
- the ccdc136a gene encoding coiled-coil domain-containing protein 136 isoform X2, translating into MDGDQTERETEGVRREENQENQGEVQTEEQELEELRAQILNLLLELEEARDTSQKHQENSAELQGLLDDERLASAHQAESFTRQIQNLQAQLSSVQDLQEELRSAQEEIQLLQQTAEEYEAENVTLRAEIAMKSQRRDEDRRREGDVDQLKENFSRLKVECDSLKETNNKLTEKLQQLQRTGSGRTCVPLKEEVEGEEGEDGEDGEDREVQRRPGPGSGGTCRLADACVQKNVSFDGKPLTPTSLSLGFSEMVSLREQLKQAEERAELLQRQCNGVRTELRELQDLFETSQKERAELELELLHCREELERLTETQFSTQPAILSLPFLGMIVIVALMRCWWSGLASQHQ; encoded by the exons ATGGACGGAGATCAGACAGAGCGAGAGACGGAGGGCGTACGGAGGGAGGAGAACCAGGAGAACCAGGGGGAGGTTCAGACTGAGGAGCAGGAACTAGAGGAGCTCAGAGCTCAGATCCTGAACCTCCTGCTGGAGCTGGAGGAGGCACGGGATACGTCTCAGAAACACCAGGAGAACAGCGCGGAGCTGCAGG GTCTGTTAGATGACGAGCGGTTGGCGAGTGCCCACCAGGCCGAGTCCTTCACCCGACAGATCCAGAACCTGCAGG CTCAGCTGAGTTCGGTGCAGGACCTGCAGGAGGAGCTCCGCTCGGCTCAGGAGGAGATCCAGCTGCTCCAACAGACGGCCGAGGAGTACGAGGCGGAGAACGTCACCCTGAGAGCCGAAATCGCCATGAAGAGCCAGAGGAGGGACGAGGACCGCAGGAGAGAGG GTGACGTGGATCAGTTGAAGGAGAACTTCAGCAGGTTGAAGGTAGAGTGTGATTCACTGAAGGAGACCAACAACAAACTCACAGAGAAACTACAACAACTGCAGAGGAcagg GTCAGGCAGGACTTGTGTTCCACTGAAGGAGGAGGTGGAGGGTGAGGAGGGTGAGGATGGTGAGGATGGTGAGGACAGAGAGGTTCAGAGGAGACCAGGACCAGGATCAGGTGGCACCTGCAGGCTGGCGGACGCTTGTGTTCAGAAGAACGTTTCGTTTGATGGGAAACCTCTGACCCCCACCAGTCTGAGTCTGGGCTTCTCAGAGATGGTTTCACTGAGGGAGCAGCTCAAACAAGCCGAGGAGAGAGCCGAGCTGCTGCAGAGACAG TGTAACGGTGTGCGGACTGAACTAAGGGAGCTACAGGACCTGTTTGAGACCAGTCAGAAGGAGCGGGCGGAGCTGGAGCTGGAGCTGCTGCACTGTAGGGAGGAGCTGGAGAGACTCACAGAGACACAG TTCTCCACTCAGCCCGCTATTCTCTCGCTGCCTTTCTTAGGAATGATCGTCATAGTGGCGTTGATGAGGTGCTGGTGGTCCGGGCTGGCGTCCCAACACCAATAG
- the ccdc136a gene encoding coiled-coil domain-containing protein 136 isoform X3 produces the protein MDGLCLPPLVEEALNPTDENVDLKPNGSIVMDGDQTERETEGVRREENQENQGEVQTEEQELEELRAQILNLLLELEEARDTSQKHQENSAELQGLLDDERLASAHQAESFTRQIQNLQAQLSSVQDLQEELRSAQEEIQLLQQTAEEYEAENVTLRAEIAMKSQRRDEDRRREGDVDQLKENFSRLKVECDSLKETNNKLTEKLQQLQRTGSGRTCVPLKEEVEGEEGEDGEDGEDREVQRRPGPGSGGTCRLADACVQKNVSFDGKPLTPTSLSLGFSEMVSLREQLKQAEERAELLQRQCNGVRTELRELQDLFETSQKERAELELELLHCREELERLTETQE, from the exons ATGGACGGATTATGTCTCCCACCACTCGTAGAGGAAGCTCTGAACCCcacag ATGAGAACGTGGATCTGAAACCGAACGGCAGCATCGTGATGGACGGAGATCAGACAGAGCGAGAGACGGAGGGCGTACGGAGGGAGGAGAACCAGGAGAACCAGGGGGAGGTTCAGACTGAGGAGCAGGAACTAGAGGAGCTCAGAGCTCAGATCCTGAACCTCCTGCTGGAGCTGGAGGAGGCACGGGATACGTCTCAGAAACACCAGGAGAACAGCGCGGAGCTGCAGG GTCTGTTAGATGACGAGCGGTTGGCGAGTGCCCACCAGGCCGAGTCCTTCACCCGACAGATCCAGAACCTGCAGG CTCAGCTGAGTTCGGTGCAGGACCTGCAGGAGGAGCTCCGCTCGGCTCAGGAGGAGATCCAGCTGCTCCAACAGACGGCCGAGGAGTACGAGGCGGAGAACGTCACCCTGAGAGCCGAAATCGCCATGAAGAGCCAGAGGAGGGACGAGGACCGCAGGAGAGAGG GTGACGTGGATCAGTTGAAGGAGAACTTCAGCAGGTTGAAGGTAGAGTGTGATTCACTGAAGGAGACCAACAACAAACTCACAGAGAAACTACAACAACTGCAGAGGAcagg GTCAGGCAGGACTTGTGTTCCACTGAAGGAGGAGGTGGAGGGTGAGGAGGGTGAGGATGGTGAGGATGGTGAGGACAGAGAGGTTCAGAGGAGACCAGGACCAGGATCAGGTGGCACCTGCAGGCTGGCGGACGCTTGTGTTCAGAAGAACGTTTCGTTTGATGGGAAACCTCTGACCCCCACCAGTCTGAGTCTGGGCTTCTCAGAGATGGTTTCACTGAGGGAGCAGCTCAAACAAGCCGAGGAGAGAGCCGAGCTGCTGCAGAGACAG TGTAACGGTGTGCGGACTGAACTAAGGGAGCTACAGGACCTGTTTGAGACCAGTCAGAAGGAGCGGGCGGAGCTGGAGCTGGAGCTGCTGCACTGTAGGGAGGAGCTGGAGAGACTCACAGAGACACAG GAATGA
- the ccdc136a gene encoding coiled-coil domain-containing protein 136 isoform X1, translating to MDGLCLPPLVEEALNPTDENVDLKPNGSIVMDGDQTERETEGVRREENQENQGEVQTEEQELEELRAQILNLLLELEEARDTSQKHQENSAELQGLLDDERLASAHQAESFTRQIQNLQAQLSSVQDLQEELRSAQEEIQLLQQTAEEYEAENVTLRAEIAMKSQRRDEDRRREGDVDQLKENFSRLKVECDSLKETNNKLTEKLQQLQRTGSGRTCVPLKEEVEGEEGEDGEDGEDREVQRRPGPGSGGTCRLADACVQKNVSFDGKPLTPTSLSLGFSEMVSLREQLKQAEERAELLQRQCNGVRTELRELQDLFETSQKERAELELELLHCREELERLTETQFSTQPAILSLPFLGMIVIVALMRCWWSGLASQHQ from the exons ATGGACGGATTATGTCTCCCACCACTCGTAGAGGAAGCTCTGAACCCcacag ATGAGAACGTGGATCTGAAACCGAACGGCAGCATCGTGATGGACGGAGATCAGACAGAGCGAGAGACGGAGGGCGTACGGAGGGAGGAGAACCAGGAGAACCAGGGGGAGGTTCAGACTGAGGAGCAGGAACTAGAGGAGCTCAGAGCTCAGATCCTGAACCTCCTGCTGGAGCTGGAGGAGGCACGGGATACGTCTCAGAAACACCAGGAGAACAGCGCGGAGCTGCAGG GTCTGTTAGATGACGAGCGGTTGGCGAGTGCCCACCAGGCCGAGTCCTTCACCCGACAGATCCAGAACCTGCAGG CTCAGCTGAGTTCGGTGCAGGACCTGCAGGAGGAGCTCCGCTCGGCTCAGGAGGAGATCCAGCTGCTCCAACAGACGGCCGAGGAGTACGAGGCGGAGAACGTCACCCTGAGAGCCGAAATCGCCATGAAGAGCCAGAGGAGGGACGAGGACCGCAGGAGAGAGG GTGACGTGGATCAGTTGAAGGAGAACTTCAGCAGGTTGAAGGTAGAGTGTGATTCACTGAAGGAGACCAACAACAAACTCACAGAGAAACTACAACAACTGCAGAGGAcagg GTCAGGCAGGACTTGTGTTCCACTGAAGGAGGAGGTGGAGGGTGAGGAGGGTGAGGATGGTGAGGATGGTGAGGACAGAGAGGTTCAGAGGAGACCAGGACCAGGATCAGGTGGCACCTGCAGGCTGGCGGACGCTTGTGTTCAGAAGAACGTTTCGTTTGATGGGAAACCTCTGACCCCCACCAGTCTGAGTCTGGGCTTCTCAGAGATGGTTTCACTGAGGGAGCAGCTCAAACAAGCCGAGGAGAGAGCCGAGCTGCTGCAGAGACAG TGTAACGGTGTGCGGACTGAACTAAGGGAGCTACAGGACCTGTTTGAGACCAGTCAGAAGGAGCGGGCGGAGCTGGAGCTGGAGCTGCTGCACTGTAGGGAGGAGCTGGAGAGACTCACAGAGACACAG TTCTCCACTCAGCCCGCTATTCTCTCGCTGCCTTTCTTAGGAATGATCGTCATAGTGGCGTTGATGAGGTGCTGGTGGTCCGGGCTGGCGTCCCAACACCAATAG